In Canis lupus familiaris isolate Mischka breed German Shepherd chromosome 9, alternate assembly UU_Cfam_GSD_1.0, whole genome shotgun sequence, a single window of DNA contains:
- the SRR gene encoding serine racemase isoform X4 yields the protein MKPTCRKQQRTMCAQYCISFADVEKAHVNIQDFIHLTPVLTSFILNQVTGRNLFFKCELFQKTGSFKSRENLTRRIMEETEGIMVHPNQEPAVIAGQGTIAMEVLNQVPLVDALVVPVGGGGMVAGIAITVKALRPSVKVYAAEPLNADDCYQSKLKGELTPNPYPPETIADGVKSSIGLNTWPIIRDLVDDVFTVTEEEIKYATQLVWERMKLLIEPTAGVGVAAVLSQHFQTVSPEVKNICIVLSGGNVDLTSLTWVKEAERPTPYQSVSV from the exons atgaagccaACATGCAGAAAACAGCAGAG AACCATGTGTGCTCAGTACTGCATCTCCTTTGCTGATGTTGAAAAAGCTCATGTCaacattcaagattttattcaccTCACACCAGTGCTAACAAGCTTCATTTTGAATCAAGTAACAGGGCGCAATCTTTTCTTCAAATGTGAACTCTTCCAGAAAACTGGATCTTTTAAG TCCAGAGAAAATCTTACAAGAAGAATTATGGAAGAAACAGAAGGCATCATGGTACATCCCAACCAAGAGCCTGCAGTGATAGCTGGGCAAGGGACAATTGCTATGGAAGTACTAAACCAG GTACCCTTGGTAGATGCACTGGTGGTACctgtaggaggaggaggaatggtTGCTGGAATAGCAATTACAGTTAAG GCTCTCAGACCTAGTGTGAAGGTATATGCTGCTGAACCCTTGAATGCAGATGACTGCTACCAGTCCAAGCTGAAAGGGGAACTGACTCCCAATCCCTATCCTCCAGAAACCATAGCAGATGGTGTCAAATCCAGCATTGGCTTAAACACGTGGCCTATTATAAGGGACCTTGTTGATGATGTCTTCACagtcacagaggaagaaattaag TATGCAACCCAGCTGGTGTGGGAGAGGATGAAACTGCTTATTGAACCTACAGCTGGTGTTGGAGTAGCCGCTGTGCTGTCTCAGCATTTTCAAACAGTTTCCCCAGAAGTAAAGAACATTTGTATTGTGCTCAGTGGTGGAAATGTAGACTTAACCTCCTTAACTTGGGTGAAGGAGGCTGAAAGGCCAACTCCTTATCAATCTGTTTCTGTTTAG
- the SRR gene encoding serine racemase isoform X5, with the protein MEETEGIMVHPNQEPAVIAGQGTIAMEVLNQVPLVDALVVPVGGGGMVAGIAITVKALRPSVKVYAAEPLNADDCYQSKLKGELTPNPYPPETIADGVKSSIGLNTWPIIRDLVDDVFTVTEEEIKYATQLVWERMKLLIEPTAGVGVAAVLSQHFQTVSPEVKNICIVLSGGNVDLTSLTWVKEAERPTPYQSVSV; encoded by the exons ATGGAAGAAACAGAAGGCATCATGGTACATCCCAACCAAGAGCCTGCAGTGATAGCTGGGCAAGGGACAATTGCTATGGAAGTACTAAACCAG GTACCCTTGGTAGATGCACTGGTGGTACctgtaggaggaggaggaatggtTGCTGGAATAGCAATTACAGTTAAG GCTCTCAGACCTAGTGTGAAGGTATATGCTGCTGAACCCTTGAATGCAGATGACTGCTACCAGTCCAAGCTGAAAGGGGAACTGACTCCCAATCCCTATCCTCCAGAAACCATAGCAGATGGTGTCAAATCCAGCATTGGCTTAAACACGTGGCCTATTATAAGGGACCTTGTTGATGATGTCTTCACagtcacagaggaagaaattaag TATGCAACCCAGCTGGTGTGGGAGAGGATGAAACTGCTTATTGAACCTACAGCTGGTGTTGGAGTAGCCGCTGTGCTGTCTCAGCATTTTCAAACAGTTTCCCCAGAAGTAAAGAACATTTGTATTGTGCTCAGTGGTGGAAATGTAGACTTAACCTCCTTAACTTGGGTGAAGGAGGCTGAAAGGCCAACTCCTTATCAATCTGTTTCTGTTTAG
- the SRR gene encoding serine racemase isoform X3, producing MFLPRGTSWSPMKKNEANMQKTAEIRGAINAIKGLTPATSEDKPKAVVTHSSGNHGQALAYAAKLEGIPAYIVVPQTAPNCKKLAIQAYGASIVYSEQNDESRENLTRRIMEETEGIMVHPNQEPAVIAGQGTIAMEVLNQVPLVDALVVPVGGGGMVAGIAITVKALRPSVKVYAAEPLNADDCYQSKLKGELTPNPYPPETIADGVKSSIGLNTWPIIRDLVDDVFTVTEEEIKYATQLVWERMKLLIEPTAGVGVAAVLSQHFQTVSPEVKNICIVLSGGNVDLTSLTWVKEAERPTPYQSVSV from the exons ATGTTCCTGCCACGTGGAACCAGCTGGTCtccaatgaaaaagaatgaagccaACATGCAGAAAACAGCAGAG ATTCGTGGTGCCATTAATGCAATCAAAGGCTTGACTCCTGCCACCTCAGAAGATAAGCCCAAAGCTGTGGTTACTCACAGCAGTGGAAATCATGGCCAGGCTCTTGCCTACGCTGCCAAATTAGAAG gcattcctgcttATATTGTGGTGCCCCAAACAGCTCCCAACTGTAAAAAATTGGCAATACAAGCCTATGGAGCCTCCATAGTGTACAGTGAACAGAATGATGAG TCCAGAGAAAATCTTACAAGAAGAATTATGGAAGAAACAGAAGGCATCATGGTACATCCCAACCAAGAGCCTGCAGTGATAGCTGGGCAAGGGACAATTGCTATGGAAGTACTAAACCAG GTACCCTTGGTAGATGCACTGGTGGTACctgtaggaggaggaggaatggtTGCTGGAATAGCAATTACAGTTAAG GCTCTCAGACCTAGTGTGAAGGTATATGCTGCTGAACCCTTGAATGCAGATGACTGCTACCAGTCCAAGCTGAAAGGGGAACTGACTCCCAATCCCTATCCTCCAGAAACCATAGCAGATGGTGTCAAATCCAGCATTGGCTTAAACACGTGGCCTATTATAAGGGACCTTGTTGATGATGTCTTCACagtcacagaggaagaaattaag TATGCAACCCAGCTGGTGTGGGAGAGGATGAAACTGCTTATTGAACCTACAGCTGGTGTTGGAGTAGCCGCTGTGCTGTCTCAGCATTTTCAAACAGTTTCCCCAGAAGTAAAGAACATTTGTATTGTGCTCAGTGGTGGAAATGTAGACTTAACCTCCTTAACTTGGGTGAAGGAGGCTGAAAGGCCAACTCCTTATCAATCTGTTTCTGTTTAG
- the SRR gene encoding serine racemase isoform X2 — protein sequence MCAQYCISFADVEKAHVNIQDFIHLTPVLTSFILNQVTGRNLFFKCELFQKTGSFKIRGAINAIKGLTPATSEDKPKAVVTHSSGNHGQALAYAAKLEGIPAYIVVPQTAPNCKKLAIQAYGASIVYSEQNDESRENLTRRIMEETEGIMVHPNQEPAVIAGQGTIAMEVLNQVPLVDALVVPVGGGGMVAGIAITVKALRPSVKVYAAEPLNADDCYQSKLKGELTPNPYPPETIADGVKSSIGLNTWPIIRDLVDDVFTVTEEEIKYATQLVWERMKLLIEPTAGVGVAAVLSQHFQTVSPEVKNICIVLSGGNVDLTSLTWVKEAERPTPYQSVSV from the exons ATGTGTGCTCAGTACTGCATCTCCTTTGCTGATGTTGAAAAAGCTCATGTCaacattcaagattttattcaccTCACACCAGTGCTAACAAGCTTCATTTTGAATCAAGTAACAGGGCGCAATCTTTTCTTCAAATGTGAACTCTTCCAGAAAACTGGATCTTTTAAG ATTCGTGGTGCCATTAATGCAATCAAAGGCTTGACTCCTGCCACCTCAGAAGATAAGCCCAAAGCTGTGGTTACTCACAGCAGTGGAAATCATGGCCAGGCTCTTGCCTACGCTGCCAAATTAGAAG gcattcctgcttATATTGTGGTGCCCCAAACAGCTCCCAACTGTAAAAAATTGGCAATACAAGCCTATGGAGCCTCCATAGTGTACAGTGAACAGAATGATGAG TCCAGAGAAAATCTTACAAGAAGAATTATGGAAGAAACAGAAGGCATCATGGTACATCCCAACCAAGAGCCTGCAGTGATAGCTGGGCAAGGGACAATTGCTATGGAAGTACTAAACCAG GTACCCTTGGTAGATGCACTGGTGGTACctgtaggaggaggaggaatggtTGCTGGAATAGCAATTACAGTTAAG GCTCTCAGACCTAGTGTGAAGGTATATGCTGCTGAACCCTTGAATGCAGATGACTGCTACCAGTCCAAGCTGAAAGGGGAACTGACTCCCAATCCCTATCCTCCAGAAACCATAGCAGATGGTGTCAAATCCAGCATTGGCTTAAACACGTGGCCTATTATAAGGGACCTTGTTGATGATGTCTTCACagtcacagaggaagaaattaag TATGCAACCCAGCTGGTGTGGGAGAGGATGAAACTGCTTATTGAACCTACAGCTGGTGTTGGAGTAGCCGCTGTGCTGTCTCAGCATTTTCAAACAGTTTCCCCAGAAGTAAAGAACATTTGTATTGTGCTCAGTGGTGGAAATGTAGACTTAACCTCCTTAACTTGGGTGAAGGAGGCTGAAAGGCCAACTCCTTATCAATCTGTTTCTGTTTAG
- the TSR1 gene encoding pre-rRNA-processing protein TSR1 homolog produces MAAHRSGPLKQQNKAHKGGRHRGRGSAQRDGKGLKILSKKVRKELSKVDQRHRASQLRKQKKEAVLAEKRQLGSKDGPPHQVLVVPLHDKISLPEAFRLLQDTDTGTVHLNECGSTHSFMLLCPRLKHRWFFTSARPGDLHTVLDMAKVADTILFLLDPLEGWDSIGDYCLSCLFAQGLPTYTLAVQGISGLPPRKQIDARKKLSKTVEKRFPSDKLLLLDTQQEAEMLLRQLANQKQRHLAFRDRRAYLFAHAADFVPSEENNLVGTLKISGYVRGQTLNVNSLLHIIGQGDFQMKQIDAPMDPFPLNFRMIKSQKEDPGVTMEICAMDAVADMEEDLKVVMKADPDKQESLQTEVNLDPMEGEQTWPTEEELSEANDFLKESSKVVKKVPKGTSSYQAEWILDEDGESDGEDEYDDMQREDFIEEESQDEGSEKEEEEEYETMTMGESVHDDLYDENVDDEAEEKMLEKYKQERLQEMFPDEIDTPRDVAARIRFQKYRGLKSFRTSPWDPKENLPRDYARIFQFQNFTNTRKRIFKEIEEKEVEGAEVGWYVTLHVSEVPLSVVEYFKRGAPLIAFSLLPHEQKMSVLNMVVSRHPGNIEPVKAKEDLIFHCGFRRFRASPLFSQHTAADKHKFQRFLTADVALVVTIYGPITFPPASVLLFKQNSNGMHSLIATGYLLSVDPDRMVIKRIVLSGHPFKIFTKMAVVRYMFFSREDVLWFKPVELRTKWGRRGHIKEPLGTHGHMKCSFDGKLKSQDTVLMNLYKRVFPKWTYDPYVPDPVPWMKSEISLAVPEVDME; encoded by the exons ATGGCGGCCCACCGTTCTGGCCCGCTCAAGCAGCAGAATAAAGCTCATAAAGGCGGACGGCATCGGGGTCGGGGATCCGCGCAGCGGGACGGCAAGG GTCTGAAAATCTTAAGCAAGAAGGTGAGAAAAGAGCTCAGCAAAGTAGACCAGAGGCATCGCGCTAGCCAGCTCcgaaagcagaagaaagaggcG GTTCTGGCAGAGAAGAGACAGTTGGGCAGCAAGGATGGTCCTCCTCATCAGGTACTGGTGGTGCCCCTCCACGACAAGATTTCCCTGCCAGAGGCCTTTCGGTTGCTTCAGGATACAGACACCGGAACAGTACACTTGAATGAATGCGGAAGCACCCATAGCTTTATGTTGTTATGCCCTCGCTTGAAACATCGGTGGTTTTTCACATCTGCAAGGCCAG GGGATCTGCACACTGTGTTAGACATGGCCAAAGTGGCGGATACCATCCTTTTCCTCCTTGATCCACTAGAAGGCTGGGACAGCATTGGGGATTACTGCCTTTCCTGCCTCTTTGCTCAGGGCCTTCCCACCTATA CGCTAGCTGTCCAGGGCATTTCTGGCCTCCCACCAAGGAAACAAATAGATGCCAGAAAGAAGCTAAGTAAAACAGTAGAGAAGCGTTTTCCTAGTGACAAACTTCTTCTGTTAGACACTCAGCAGGAGGCAGAGATGCTGCTCAGGCAATTGGCCAACCAAAAGCAACGGCATCTTGCCTTTCGAGATCGACGGGCCTACCTGTTTGCTCACGCTGCTGACTTTGTGCCGAGTGAAGAAAATAACTTGGTGGGCACCTTAAAAATCTCAGGCTATGTTCGTGGACAGACTCTAAATGTAAATAGCTTGCTGCATATCATTGGACAGGGTGATTTCCAGATGAAACAGATAGATGCCCCTATGGACCCTTTCcctttaaattttagaatgatcAAATCCCAAAAGGAGGACCCGGGTGTGACAATGGAG atttgtgCTATGGATGCTGTAGCTGATATGGAGGAAGACCTTAAGGTCGTAATGAAGGCAGACCCTGATAAACAAGAATCTTTGCAAACAGAGGTTAACCTAGATCCAATGGAGGGGGAGCAGACCTGGCCCACAGAGGAGGAGCTTAGTGAAGCAAATG ACTTCTTGAAGGAAAGTTCCAAGGTGGTAAAGAAGGTTCCCAAAGGGACATCCAGTTACCAAGCTGAATGGATTTTGGATGAGGATGGTGAAAGTGATGGGGAAGATGAATATGATGATATGCAACGTGAGGATTTTATTGAAGAGGAATCTCAG GATGAGGGCagtgaaaaggaagaggaggaggaatatGAAACTATGACTATGGGAGAGTCTGTCCATGATGATCTATATGATGAGAATGTGGATGATGAGGCTGAGGAAAAAATGTTGGAGAAATATAAACAAGAAAGACTGCAAGAGATGTTTCCAGATGAAATAGATACCCCCCGTGATGTGGCTGCAAGAATTAG ATTTCAGAAATACAGAGGTCTCAAGAGCTTCCGGACATCTCCGTGGGATCCTAAGGAAAACCTTCCTCGAGATTATGCTCGGATATTTCAATTTCAGAACTTTACTAATACTAGGAAacgcatttttaaagaaattgaggaaaaagaaGTTGAAGGAGCTGAG GTTGGCTGGTATGTCACACTTCACGTCTCTGAAGTTCCtctctcagtggttgagtacttTAAGCGAGGAGCACCCTTGATTGCATTTTCTTTACTACCTCATGAACAGAAG ATGTCAGTACTAAATATGGTGGTGAGCCGGCACCCTGGCAACATTGAACCTGTGAAAGCCAAAGAGGATTTAATCTTCCACTGTGGGTTCAGGCGCTTCCGAGCCTCACCTTTATTCTCTCAGCACACTGCAG CGGATAAACATAAATTTCAGAGATTCCTGACTGCTGATGTGGCCTTGGTGGTGACAATATATGGCCCAATCACGTTTCCTCCTGCATCTGTGCTGCTTTTCAAACAGAATAGCAATG GCATGCACAGCCTCATTGCCACAGGCTATTTATTGTCAGTGGATCCAGACAGAATGGTCATCAAGAGAATTGTTTTGAGTGGTCATCCTTTCAAAATTTTTACTAAGATGGCAGTAGTGCGTTACATGTTCTTCAGCAGAG AGGATGTGTTGTGGTTTAAACCCGTGGAACTGAGAACAAAGTGGGGCCGCAGGGGACACATCAAGGAACCTTTGG GTACTCATGGCCACATGAAGTGCAGTTTTGATGGGAAGCTAAAATCTCAGGACACAGTACTGATGAACCTCTATAAACGAGTTTTCCCCAAATGGACTTATGATCCATATGTACCAGACCCAGTACCATGGATGAAAAGTGAGATTTCTTTAGCAGTGCCTGAAGTGGACATGGAGTAA
- the SRR gene encoding serine racemase isoform X1, producing the protein MKPTCRKQQRTMCAQYCISFADVEKAHVNIQDFIHLTPVLTSFILNQVTGRNLFFKCELFQKTGSFKIRGAINAIKGLTPATSEDKPKAVVTHSSGNHGQALAYAAKLEGIPAYIVVPQTAPNCKKLAIQAYGASIVYSEQNDESRENLTRRIMEETEGIMVHPNQEPAVIAGQGTIAMEVLNQVPLVDALVVPVGGGGMVAGIAITVKALRPSVKVYAAEPLNADDCYQSKLKGELTPNPYPPETIADGVKSSIGLNTWPIIRDLVDDVFTVTEEEIKYATQLVWERMKLLIEPTAGVGVAAVLSQHFQTVSPEVKNICIVLSGGNVDLTSLTWVKEAERPTPYQSVSV; encoded by the exons atgaagccaACATGCAGAAAACAGCAGAG AACCATGTGTGCTCAGTACTGCATCTCCTTTGCTGATGTTGAAAAAGCTCATGTCaacattcaagattttattcaccTCACACCAGTGCTAACAAGCTTCATTTTGAATCAAGTAACAGGGCGCAATCTTTTCTTCAAATGTGAACTCTTCCAGAAAACTGGATCTTTTAAG ATTCGTGGTGCCATTAATGCAATCAAAGGCTTGACTCCTGCCACCTCAGAAGATAAGCCCAAAGCTGTGGTTACTCACAGCAGTGGAAATCATGGCCAGGCTCTTGCCTACGCTGCCAAATTAGAAG gcattcctgcttATATTGTGGTGCCCCAAACAGCTCCCAACTGTAAAAAATTGGCAATACAAGCCTATGGAGCCTCCATAGTGTACAGTGAACAGAATGATGAG TCCAGAGAAAATCTTACAAGAAGAATTATGGAAGAAACAGAAGGCATCATGGTACATCCCAACCAAGAGCCTGCAGTGATAGCTGGGCAAGGGACAATTGCTATGGAAGTACTAAACCAG GTACCCTTGGTAGATGCACTGGTGGTACctgtaggaggaggaggaatggtTGCTGGAATAGCAATTACAGTTAAG GCTCTCAGACCTAGTGTGAAGGTATATGCTGCTGAACCCTTGAATGCAGATGACTGCTACCAGTCCAAGCTGAAAGGGGAACTGACTCCCAATCCCTATCCTCCAGAAACCATAGCAGATGGTGTCAAATCCAGCATTGGCTTAAACACGTGGCCTATTATAAGGGACCTTGTTGATGATGTCTTCACagtcacagaggaagaaattaag TATGCAACCCAGCTGGTGTGGGAGAGGATGAAACTGCTTATTGAACCTACAGCTGGTGTTGGAGTAGCCGCTGTGCTGTCTCAGCATTTTCAAACAGTTTCCCCAGAAGTAAAGAACATTTGTATTGTGCTCAGTGGTGGAAATGTAGACTTAACCTCCTTAACTTGGGTGAAGGAGGCTGAAAGGCCAACTCCTTATCAATCTGTTTCTGTTTAG